DNA from Rosa rugosa chromosome 6, drRosRugo1.1, whole genome shotgun sequence:
TTTATGCTGCTATCATCATCTGACATAACTCGAAGCCGATGTTCTGATTTTTCGAATGACATCTGGTAATTAGGCTTCCCCTCAGATTCCGACCTAGTAGCATCATCTCCATTGTCCGATTCGCCATCAATGCTATTGTTCCTTTCCTCTTTTGGCCTTTGCATCTTATCATTCAGCTTCTGCAACTGTCACAAAACAACACATCCATATCAGATATTGCTTCCAATTCATTTGTACTAATCTTAAGATGTGGTGTTATTATTTACTCTCGGAAAGTCATTCTGTAATCTGTACTAAAACGGAAGGAGTGAAGGATGACTCTCCGAGATTGCTAGCAAAAGTCCCCTTTCAAAGAATGAATGAATATATTAATTACCTGAGTAACCAAGGCCTGCTTTTCTTTCTTGAGAGCTTCAAACCGGGAAGCCAAGTTACTGTAGTTGGCTCTGAGTATGCTGTAGTCTCTTTCAAGCTGCTTCGACTTCCATCGAGCTCTCTTATTCTGAAACCATATCGCAACCTGCCTTGGTTGCAACCCCAGCTCTTTCGCCAGCTGCAGCTTCTTCCTTGGCTCCAACCTCGACTCGGACTCAAAAATGGACTCCAACGATCGAATCTGCTCATCACTGAACCTCTTCTTGTTGTTCTTGCTGCTCTTCTTCTTTAAACTACTGCCTGCACCTAACGAGTCGTTCATGTAGCTAAAAGCCTCGGCTTCTTCCGGTGAGGGAGAATATCCAACTCGGTCTACCTCTAACATCTCGTTGTTTTTGGGGATCAGTGTCACGGGAGAGAATGCTTTTGGGGTTTTGTGCTTTAAACTATGTGATCCTCAGTGTATGTCATGGTTCTTTGGGTCTGACTGGGTTTTGTGATTGCTGCTTTATATTCAAAATCCATGGGTGGATCTGCTGgcgtaatatatatatatatatatatatattgcttttCTTTCTGTTCATTTAATGTAAACATTCCCCATACTATTTTTCTTGCTCGAATATTAGTTTCCCCATTTCATTTCTAGCTAAGCAATTTACGAAGctcaagctagctagctagccagCTTAATTTGTGTAGCGGATTAAGCTGGTTCTTTCTGTGCATTGCATCACATTATTAGCGTTTTTTAAATTGTTTGTGATATGATATAATATGGCCTTTGTCATTGTCGTGGTATGAACCGTCTTAATTACTTAAAAGAAGTCTTCGATCTCCCTAATTAAGCTTATATATGGAGTGTCGGCATTCGGCAATACGTGAATCACGTTGTCCAATTTACCATCCGTCCTTGTCGATTTGGTGAATCCATTGCATGTTACTCAAAGCGTTGTCTTCTCCTAGGAGTAAAGAATGAAGTTCAATAAGATCGAGTCTAGATTAACGCGCGTGAATAATGCCTAATATATTAAATTTTGGTTAGGATTCTTAGAATCTTTAGATCAATAATCACTCTCGCGAACAAGCCTTATTAACATGTCAACCTATTTTGTAAGCTTTGCTTTACGATTGAAGCTGTTGTATAATAATCGGCTTAAAATTAAGTAGGTTGATTGTCTCatacaaaataaaaactgtATTTTAATTTCTGAAGTAATTTCTCACTAGTTTTGTGAAGTTTGTCAGACATTACTTTTACAAGCCTCGTATTACAACAACATTTTTGTGAGGATACATGACTACAAAAACTTTACTTTTAAAAGTTTATGAAGCATTGTACAATTGCGTTTTGCAATACTTCAAAACATGCAATGTATTGAAACGCTTTACTTCATAAGAGGAAActatatttttcaaaattacCTTGAATCTTAAACATGTTTAGATTATATAATATGATGACTACTTTGTCAAATTCTATGATTGTCGATTAAAAAGAAATATTTGAATATAATTGTGACTTTCAAAAAAATTATGCTCTAGAACTCAACAAATAATGTGTCAAGTTAtgtatgaaaaaaaatccatcACGTATATCACATGGCTGGAGTCTTACATAATCCATCAGAAAACTAAACCAAAATACGTAATTAGTCTTCATCATTAATCTAATCTCCTGGCATTGTCTCCATCATTAATAAGCTAATGAGTCTCAATCCATGAGCTTAAAAAAGCGAAGCCATGAACACATCGACTCACTCGAGCCATACTCGTAGAATTGGTTAGGGTTGAGTCGCCATCGAAGACACAAACACAACGTGTCCAACTTTGGTTGTCCTCGATAAACATTAGAAAACTCGCAAAGGATATTATTATAAACCCAAACACTCATCTGTCACACGCAGCCAATCAGAGCCCTCCACATTACCCTCGGTCAAAGCTTAGTACGCCATTTTCTTTGGCGTTTTGGTGCGGGCCCGTTGACGTGGCTGAAATCCGGTGGTTGAACGTAGAGAGCTTGTGGAGTACAGAGGACACGTGCCCTTGTCTTTGTGCCAATCACAGTCGTGGTGGTAGGGACAAGTCTTTCAGGTTGTCCGTCTGCCGCCTTGCTTGACACGTGCTACTGTAGACCACCTATTGAACTCTTTTAAAGacatttaaaataaataaataaacacagAACTCTGTACGTTTCACTTATCTGAAATGAGAACTTAAGTTTATATATGAATTACGAATTGTTTTAAGAAATTAGATTATGTCTATAGATAAGTATTCTAATCGCTAATTTCTTTTAGAGAGCTTGTCAAtgatttctcatttttattttaaataaataactgTGATGATCGATGTGTCAAAAACGATAttcataaaattaaaaaaaaaaatattagtttCGTCAATTATTTAAAT
Protein-coding regions in this window:
- the LOC133715369 gene encoding homeobox-leucine zipper protein ATHB-12-like isoform X1; its protein translation is MLEVDRVGYSPSPEEAEAFSYMNDSLGAGSSLKKKSSKNNKKRFSDEQIRSLESIFESESRLEPRKKLQLAKELGLQPRQVAIWFQNKRARWKSKQLERDYSILRANYSNLASRFEALKKEKQALVTQLQKLNDKMQRPKEERNNSIDGESDNGDDATRSESEGKPNYQMSFEKSEHRLRVMSDDDSSIKAEYFGLEEEPNLVNFVESADGSLTSPEDWGRLNSDGGLFDQSTSDYQWWDFWS
- the LOC133715369 gene encoding homeobox-leucine zipper protein ATHB-12-like isoform X2, encoding MLEVDRVGYSPSPEEAEAFSYMNDSLGAGSSLKKKSSKNNKKRFSDEQIRSLESIFESESRLEPRKKLQLAKELGLQPRQVAIWFQNKRARWKSKQLERDYSILRANYSNLASRFEALKKEKQALVTQLQKLNDKMQRPKEERNNSIDGESDNGDDATRSESEGKPNYQMSFEKSEHRLRVMSDDDSSIKAEYFGLEEEPNLVNFVESADGSLTSPEDWGRLNSDGGLFDQSTSDYQWCA